In Trichocoleus desertorum NBK24, the following are encoded in one genomic region:
- a CDS encoding ATP-binding protein yields MDLDKPLGTVIQGSLSQGLEVRLNPDVSVEDMRVGKFLVVQGARSRFFCMLTDVTLGTASTRIFANPPDPGNTFLQEVLAGTGTFGTIDLTPMLMFTPEPEEPISYSANGKSKKTKGSKAARAAEDKSDSTASLPLLASLTPQSSSNIELMPVKTIPSHFSQVHEASDRDFRAVFGWEDDPHRRNFAIGQPIDMDVPICLDLDRFVERSNGVFGKSGTGKSFLTRLLLSGIIRKQAGVNLIFDMHSEYGWEAVREGKQFSTVKGLRQLFPGQVQIYSLDPESTKRRGVRDAQDLFISFDQIDVEDLMLVRGELNLSEASLENAIILRNEFGKSWITRLLSMNNMEIQEFCETKMGSKSSIMALQRKLNRLEELKYIRNTCPHNYVSQILDSIDAGKHVVIEFGSQSNMLSYMLATNVIARRIHAAYVRKAEKFLQSKNPSDRPQQLVITIEEAHRFLDPSTVSQTIFGTIAREMRKYFVTLLVVDQRPSGIDNEVMSQIGTRITALLNDEKDIDAIFTGVSGAQSLRSVLSKLDSKQQALILGHAVPMPVVIRTRPYDETFYAEIGDVPWEEMPTAAVFKAAESAKADLGF; encoded by the coding sequence ATGGATTTAGATAAACCCCTAGGTACAGTCATTCAAGGCTCCCTTAGCCAAGGACTCGAAGTCCGATTAAATCCAGATGTGTCTGTAGAAGACATGCGGGTGGGCAAGTTTTTGGTCGTTCAGGGAGCGCGATCGCGGTTCTTCTGCATGTTGACTGATGTCACCCTAGGAACCGCCAGCACTCGCATCTTTGCCAATCCTCCTGATCCTGGCAATACCTTTCTCCAAGAAGTGCTCGCCGGAACGGGCACCTTTGGCACCATCGACTTAACCCCGATGTTGATGTTCACGCCAGAACCCGAAGAACCCATTAGCTATTCTGCCAATGGCAAGTCAAAGAAAACCAAAGGTAGCAAAGCTGCTCGTGCCGCTGAAGATAAAAGCGACTCCACCGCTAGTTTGCCGCTGCTTGCTTCCCTAACGCCTCAAAGCAGCAGCAACATCGAGCTGATGCCCGTCAAAACAATTCCTAGTCACTTCAGCCAAGTGCATGAAGCCAGCGATCGCGACTTTCGAGCTGTATTTGGTTGGGAAGATGACCCCCATCGACGCAACTTTGCGATCGGGCAACCGATTGATATGGATGTGCCCATCTGCCTCGATTTGGATCGCTTTGTCGAGCGCAGCAATGGTGTCTTTGGTAAGTCGGGAACCGGAAAATCTTTTCTAACTCGATTGTTGTTGTCGGGGATTATCCGCAAACAAGCGGGAGTCAACCTGATTTTTGATATGCACTCGGAATATGGCTGGGAAGCCGTCCGAGAAGGCAAGCAATTTAGTACAGTCAAAGGACTGCGGCAACTATTTCCTGGTCAGGTGCAAATTTACAGCCTCGACCCCGAATCCACCAAGCGGCGGGGGGTGCGGGACGCCCAAGATCTGTTTATCAGCTTTGATCAAATTGACGTAGAAGACTTGATGCTAGTGCGAGGAGAACTCAACCTCTCCGAAGCTAGCTTGGAGAACGCGATTATTCTCCGCAACGAGTTTGGCAAATCTTGGATTACTCGCCTGCTCTCCATGAACAACATGGAAATTCAGGAGTTTTGCGAGACCAAGATGGGGAGTAAGTCCTCCATCATGGCTCTACAGCGCAAACTCAACCGTCTAGAAGAACTGAAATACATTCGCAACACCTGCCCCCACAACTATGTGAGTCAGATTCTCGATTCGATTGATGCGGGCAAGCATGTGGTGATTGAGTTTGGCTCTCAGTCGAATATGCTCTCTTACATGTTGGCAACGAATGTGATTGCGCGGCGGATTCACGCGGCTTATGTGCGAAAAGCTGAGAAGTTTTTGCAGAGTAAGAACCCAAGCGATCGCCCCCAGCAACTAGTCATCACGATCGAAGAAGCCCATCGTTTTCTCGACCCCAGCACTGTCAGCCAAACCATCTTCGGCACGATCGCCCGTGAGATGCGGAAGTACTTCGTTACCTTACTAGTAGTAGATCAGCGGCCCTCAGGCATTGATAACGAAGTCATGTCTCAGATTGGTACTCGCATTACCGCACTCCTGAACGACGAGAAAGATATTGATGCCATCTTCACCGGAGTTTCTGGGGCACAAAGTCTCCGTTCGGTATTATCTAAGCTAGACTCAAAACAGCAGGCTCTGATCCTGGGGCATGCAGTCCCCATGCCTGTCGTCATTCGTACTCGTCCTTACGACGAAACCTTCTACGCAGAGATTGGAGATGTGCCTTGGGAAGAAATGCCCACCGCAGCCGTCTTCAAAGCCGCAGAATCAGCTAAAGCAGACTTGGGGTTTTAG
- a CDS encoding IS630 family transposase, which yields MQNLFGQGKRLRYLCQDEMRLGLKTETGRVITACGVKPMAKVAWKRDNFWVYGVVEPLSGWHFEQEYTQLNSEQFQSFLDALSTELGEDRALIQLDRAQAHQAQSLRWAENLIPVLQPAHSPELNPAERLWQYLKSQLEGEHFTTIAQMQKRLSQILGELLPEQVASLTSYDFILEALFYAALN from the coding sequence TTGCAGAACCTGTTTGGTCAAGGCAAACGGTTGCGGTATTTGTGCCAAGATGAGATGCGCTTGGGACTGAAAACGGAGACAGGGCGAGTCATCACTGCTTGTGGAGTGAAGCCGATGGCGAAAGTAGCGTGGAAGCGAGATAACTTCTGGGTCTATGGAGTCGTTGAACCGCTGAGTGGATGGCACTTTGAGCAGGAGTATACTCAGCTCAACTCTGAGCAGTTTCAATCCTTCCTAGATGCACTTTCAACGGAACTTGGCGAGGATCGGGCACTGATTCAATTAGACCGAGCGCAAGCGCATCAAGCTCAGAGTTTGCGTTGGGCAGAGAATCTGATTCCGGTACTGCAACCTGCTCACTCACCAGAGTTGAATCCAGCAGAACGATTGTGGCAGTATCTCAAATCTCAGCTAGAGGGCGAGCACTTCACAACGATCGCACAGATGCAGAAGCGATTGAGCCAGATTTTAGGCGAACTCCTTCCCGAACAAGTCGCTTCATTGACCAGTTATGATTTCATTTTAGAAGCCCTATTCTATGCAGCCTTAAATTGA